TCGCGCTCGGCTTCTACCCGAAGCCGCTGCTCGACGCGATCAACCCGGCGGTCGCCCAGACCCTGCACCTGACGGGCGTGCGTGACCATCAACCGTCCGTCGCGTCCCCGGAGGAGCAGCCGTGAGCGGCGCCTCGACCCTGCTGCTGGCCGCGCCGCAGTTCCACACGCCGAACATCAACTACTTCGCGATCTCGCCGATCCTCATCGTCCTCGGCATGGCCGCGGTGGGCGTGCTCGTCGAGGCGTTCGCGCCGGCGGCGCAGCGCTGGCTGCTCGAGGTCGTGGTCAGCCTCACCGGCCTCGTCGGCGCGCTGATCGCGACGATCGTCATCGCCGACAGCGGGGTCTACCTGACCGCGCGTGACGCGGTCGCCGTCGACGGCCCCTCGCTCTACCTGTGGGGCACGATCCTCGTGATCTCCATCGCCTCCGTGCTGCTCGTCGCCGAGCGTTCCGCCGCGATGGGCGGGTCGGCGTTCACCCCGGCGGCCTCCCAGCTACCCGGCTCGGTGGGGGAGCGCACGCTCGCCGCCGGTGGGCGCATGCAGACCGAGGTCTTCCCGCTGTTCCTGCTCGCGGTCGGTGGCATGCTGCTGTTCCCCGCCTCCAACTCGCTGCTCCTGATGTTCGTCGCCCTCGAGGTGCTCTCCCTCCCGCTCTACCTGATGTGCGGGCTGGCCCGGCGCCGGCGGCTGCTCAGCCAGGAAGCGGCCCTGAAGTACTTCCTGCTCGGCGCCTTCTCGTCGGCCTTCTTCCTCTACGGCCTGGCGCTGCTCTACGGCTACGCCAACACCGATCTGCTGAGCGGCATCCACGACGCCGTGCAGACCGCCGCGCAGAACGACTCGCTGCTCTACCTCGGGCTCGGACTGCTCGGCATGGGCCTGCTGTTCAAGGTCGGCGCCGCGCCGTTCCAGGTCTGGATCCCCGACGTCTACCACGGTGCGCCCACGCCGATCACGGCGTTCATGGCTGCGGCGACGAAGGTCGCCGCGTTCGGCGCGCTGCTGCGGGTGCTCTACGTCGGCTTCGGCCCGCTGACCTGGGACTGGCGCCCGATCCTGTGGGCCGTCGCGATCCTCACGATGATCATCGGCGCGGTGTTCGCGGTGACGCAGCAGGACCTCAAGCGGATGCTCGCCTACTCCTCCATCGCGCACGCCGGGTTCGTGCTGGTCGGCGTCATCGCCGCGAGCAGCCGCGGGCTGTCGGGCTCGCTGTTCTACCTGCTGACCTACGGCGTTACCACGGTGGGCGCGTTCGGCATCCTTGCCCTCGTCCGCGACGCCGACGGCGAGGCGACCCACCTGTCGCGCTGGGCGGGCCTGGGCAAGCGGGCCCCGCTGCTCGCCGGCGTGGTCACGCTGTTCCTGCTGTCGCTCGCCGGCATCCCGCTCACCAGCGGCTTTGCGGGCAAGTACGCCGTGTTCCTGGCCGGCATCGACGGCGGCGCCACGCCGGTGGTCATCGTCGCCCTGGTGATGAGCGCGGTGACGGCGTTCTTCTACATCCGCGTCATCGTGCTGATGTACTTCTCCGATCCCGTGGCCGTCGGCCCGACGATCGTGCTCCCGGGTGTGTTCACCGCCGTGGCGCTGGCAATGGCGGTCGCGGTTACCGTGGTGCTGGGCGTCTACCCCGACCCGTTCCTGCACCTCGCCCGCGACGCCGTACCGTTCGTCCGCTGACAGCCCGCGCTGTCACCCACCGCCAGGAGACCCGTGTCGTCCAGCCTGTTCGGGATCGACACCGTCGACGCCGCGTTGCGGCGCGACCTGCAGGAGGGCCTCGACGCGGTCGAGGTCCAGCTGCTCGCCTCGACGCGGAGCGACTACCCGTTCGTGACCGAGACGTCGCGGCACCTGGTCAACGCCGGCGGCAAGCGCTTCCGCCCGCTGCTCGTGCTGCTCGCGGCGCAGTTCGGTGACCCCACGGCCAGCGGGGTGGTGCCGGCGGCGGTCGTCGTCGAGCTGACCCACCTGGCGACGCTCTACCACGACGACGTGATGGACGAGGCCGACGTACGCCGCGGAG
The Mycobacteriales bacterium DNA segment above includes these coding regions:
- the nuoN gene encoding NADH-quinone oxidoreductase subunit NuoN, with the translated sequence MSGASTLLLAAPQFHTPNINYFAISPILIVLGMAAVGVLVEAFAPAAQRWLLEVVVSLTGLVGALIATIVIADSGVYLTARDAVAVDGPSLYLWGTILVISIASVLLVAERSAAMGGSAFTPAASQLPGSVGERTLAAGGRMQTEVFPLFLLAVGGMLLFPASNSLLLMFVALEVLSLPLYLMCGLARRRRLLSQEAALKYFLLGAFSSAFFLYGLALLYGYANTDLLSGIHDAVQTAAQNDSLLYLGLGLLGMGLLFKVGAAPFQVWIPDVYHGAPTPITAFMAAATKVAAFGALLRVLYVGFGPLTWDWRPILWAVAILTMIIGAVFAVTQQDLKRMLAYSSIAHAGFVLVGVIAASSRGLSGSLFYLLTYGVTTVGAFGILALVRDADGEATHLSRWAGLGKRAPLLAGVVTLFLLSLAGIPLTSGFAGKYAVFLAGIDGGATPVVIVALVMSAVTAFFYIRVIVLMYFSDPVAVGPTIVLPGVFTAVALAMAVAVTVVLGVYPDPFLHLARDAVPFVR